Proteins from a genomic interval of Paenibacillus sp. RC334:
- the udk gene encoding uridine kinase, which translates to MLIIGIAGGTGSGKSTVARAVVERLGSNKVTFISQDNYYKDHSHLSYDDRALVNYDHPFAFDNELLIEHLHCLKEGQATHAPVYDFTVHARSTDETVELLPNHIVMLEGLHVLSDEKLRQLLDIKVFVDTDPDVRILRRVLRDIEERGRTIQSIHDHYLSTVKPMHEAFIEPSKKYADLILPEGGHNEVGIQLLSILTEKYLAGDRTWGTV; encoded by the coding sequence ATGCTTATTATTGGTATTGCCGGCGGTACGGGTTCCGGTAAATCAACGGTAGCACGCGCTGTCGTTGAACGTCTGGGATCAAACAAAGTGACTTTCATATCTCAGGATAACTACTATAAAGACCATTCACATCTGAGTTATGATGATCGTGCTTTGGTCAATTATGATCATCCGTTTGCCTTTGACAATGAATTGCTTATTGAGCATCTTCATTGTCTGAAAGAAGGACAAGCGACCCACGCGCCAGTGTATGACTTCACGGTTCATGCGCGTTCTACAGACGAGACGGTAGAGCTTCTGCCGAATCATATTGTTATGTTGGAGGGTCTGCACGTGCTGTCTGACGAAAAGCTTCGTCAACTGCTCGACATCAAGGTATTTGTCGACACGGATCCGGATGTGCGTATTCTTCGCCGGGTACTTCGGGATATTGAGGAGCGCGGCCGCACCATTCAGTCGATCCACGATCACTATTTGAGTACGGTCAAGCCTATGCACGAAGCATTTATTGAGCCCTCCAAGAAATACGCGGACCTGATCCTTCCTGAGGGAGGCCACAATGAGGTTGGCATTCAACTGCTGTCTATTTTGACTGAAAAATATTTGGCAGGAGATCGGACATGGGGTACGGTTTAG
- a CDS encoding family 16 glycoside hydrolase — translation MKSSLLKKCASVMLSSTMVLSLSLPLLGHAHADGNLQVSDDFEQGEAQGWTAGSGNWSVVADGNGSTYQQSSRSESHSVKGNASWTNYSVQADVYVDDFNGSNRVYVAGRYTDSNNFYAASLYNKKGGALEIRKKVNGSMKTLATNNKYKLDTNTWYKVKLELSGSEIKMYVNDQLELTATDSSLASGAIGLVTSKAVAQFDNVIVSGASTEADPGTTPVNPTPGTDKPTPGVDKNATSNINYNLAGFSYGNTGGGEIKETDANYKKVYNAVDLNEALKKGTKVKVIEIMNDLDLGWNEMPDAAKVMPFSANNPVLTNPVLKKTGVSKIYIENLNGITIFSANGAKIKHAGFVIKRSSNLIFRNLEFDELWEWDEATKGNYDKNDWDYITVEGQSSKVWIDHCTFNKAYDGLVDVKKGSNGVTISWSLFKGDDRSSNSWVTQQINAMEADKASYPMYAYLRSSAVGLSKEDIIDIAAGQKKAHLIGATEMAADNADLAVTLHHNYYKDIQDRMPRLRAGNAHAYNIVMDDAGLARAKNRITSDMAKAIAAKGYHFDVVGNGAISTENGAVLLEKSYLIDVFSPVRNNQKDPKKDDYTGKIKAEDVIFSDNGKVFRGGSEDANSPLAPYPVKGKNFSWNGFTTLPYSYTAEDPENLVAQLQAKDGAGAGKLNWSSENWLKTAYKAVASKATETVEDSE, via the coding sequence ATGAAGTCGAGTTTGTTGAAAAAATGTGCAAGTGTAATGTTGAGCAGTACGATGGTTCTGTCTTTATCGTTACCGTTACTAGGTCATGCGCATGCGGATGGGAATTTACAGGTAAGTGATGATTTTGAACAAGGGGAAGCTCAAGGCTGGACAGCAGGTTCAGGGAACTGGTCTGTTGTCGCGGACGGGAATGGCTCTACATACCAGCAATCTAGTCGAAGCGAAAGCCATTCTGTTAAAGGTAATGCATCATGGACGAACTATAGCGTACAAGCGGATGTATATGTAGATGATTTTAATGGCTCCAATCGGGTATATGTTGCAGGCAGATACACAGATTCCAACAACTTTTATGCTGCATCCTTGTACAACAAGAAGGGTGGAGCACTTGAAATTCGCAAAAAGGTAAACGGTTCTATGAAGACACTGGCTACCAATAACAAATACAAACTGGACACCAATACCTGGTACAAAGTGAAGCTGGAGCTGTCCGGTTCGGAGATTAAGATGTATGTCAATGATCAGCTGGAGCTGACCGCAACAGATTCCAGCCTTGCTTCCGGAGCTATTGGTTTGGTAACCTCCAAGGCGGTTGCCCAGTTCGATAATGTTATCGTATCTGGCGCTTCAACTGAAGCAGATCCAGGTACAACACCTGTGAATCCAACACCAGGTACAGATAAACCAACTCCTGGGGTAGATAAAAACGCAACCTCAAATATTAACTATAATCTGGCCGGTTTCTCCTATGGTAATACAGGTGGCGGGGAAATTAAGGAAACCGATGCCAATTACAAAAAGGTTTACAACGCTGTAGATCTCAACGAGGCACTTAAAAAAGGTACTAAAGTCAAAGTTATTGAGATCATGAATGATCTTGATTTGGGATGGAACGAAATGCCTGATGCTGCGAAGGTCATGCCTTTTAGTGCAAACAACCCTGTGCTGACAAATCCTGTTTTGAAGAAAACAGGTGTGAGCAAAATCTATATAGAAAACTTGAATGGAATCACGATTTTCTCGGCAAATGGCGCTAAAATCAAACATGCTGGCTTTGTTATCAAAAGAAGCTCTAATTTGATTTTCCGTAACCTCGAATTTGACGAACTTTGGGAGTGGGATGAAGCAACCAAAGGGAACTATGACAAGAATGACTGGGATTATATCACGGTTGAAGGCCAAAGCTCCAAAGTATGGATTGACCATTGTACATTCAACAAAGCATATGATGGCTTGGTAGATGTGAAAAAAGGCAGTAACGGAGTTACCATTTCCTGGTCCTTGTTCAAAGGAGATGACCGCAGCTCCAATAGCTGGGTAACTCAACAAATTAACGCTATGGAAGCAGACAAAGCTTCCTACCCTATGTATGCTTATCTGAGAAGCAGTGCAGTAGGCTTGAGTAAAGAAGATATCATTGATATCGCAGCAGGACAAAAGAAAGCGCATCTGATCGGTGCTACTGAGATGGCCGCTGATAATGCAGATTTGGCAGTAACATTGCACCATAACTACTACAAGGATATTCAAGACCGTATGCCGCGTTTGCGTGCTGGTAATGCCCATGCCTATAACATCGTTATGGACGATGCCGGATTGGCTAGAGCCAAGAACAGAATTACATCCGACATGGCTAAAGCGATTGCTGCCAAAGGATACCATTTTGACGTCGTAGGTAATGGTGCGATTTCAACTGAAAATGGCGCGGTATTACTTGAAAAATCATATTTAATTGATGTATTTTCTCCAGTTCGTAATAATCAAAAAGACCCTAAAAAAGATGACTACACAGGTAAGATCAAAGCAGAAGATGTTATCTTCTCTGACAACGGTAAAGTATTCAGAGGGGGCAGCGAAGATGCAAATAGCCCGTTAGCCCCTTATCCTGTAAAAGGTAAGAACTTCTCCTGGAATGGATTCACAACGTTGCCTTACAGCTACACAGCCGAAGATCCTGAGAACCTGGTTGCTCAATTGCAAGCTAAGGACGGAGCAGGTGCAGGCAAGCTGAACTGGTCGAGTGAAAACTGGCTTAAAACAGCATACAAAGCAGTCGCTTCGAAAGCTACAGAAACGGTGGAAGATTCCGAATAA
- a CDS encoding SWIM zinc finger family protein: MKPTYLMDDIQWQQLIQNVADHFNDVTIKRGFQYFKQGKVKEFTLPDADHIAAVVDGSDLYEVDLHLSAFAASRCTCPVHKNCKHMIAVLLNYANVQERSVHALVNAHSAGFTRLATKSDARTTAPASRSTPSPDRKQAARNTLSKTASRILNLPISEWHDLFDQCIALIHMNTQNSQYAQSALASIYAVKPPLSPGMEQLYELHAHLRVLEKLVPQSPMPGYPTHSYMGYYTQIAADELKEAIERDFESQLVLTPALTNEPMQEARMAETLAYLRRKMLAESRNGTYFSDAYYRFWLNWMRPKQKDSTSSIYAEELQHLRAAEDELGTALARLPWMLAQSWMYFYQSQDDQAWSLLEKAEKAFPLKISSSQLLLFLHALREAEEWSRLKDGLRHIGPLLHSHRDDHLHDYMNDWDTVLQHLPEAEQEMWDTLVGMLPFAGGMYEEALLAHDKWRQWIDYQLSIRSEPLSFRVSVLQPIEKNAPELLLPFYHQAVERYVLEKNRSSYKAAVKLLKRLFKLYKKMKQEPRWELFFATFTSRHSRLRALQEELRKGKLLS; this comes from the coding sequence ATGAAACCAACCTATCTTATGGATGATATACAGTGGCAGCAGCTTATCCAGAACGTGGCTGACCATTTTAATGACGTGACGATTAAACGCGGCTTTCAATATTTCAAGCAAGGAAAGGTAAAAGAATTTACATTGCCTGACGCCGACCATATCGCGGCTGTCGTAGATGGAAGCGATCTTTACGAGGTGGATCTGCACTTGAGCGCTTTTGCTGCCAGCCGATGTACATGTCCAGTTCATAAGAACTGCAAGCACATGATCGCCGTACTGCTGAATTATGCGAATGTGCAGGAGCGTTCCGTACATGCGTTGGTGAACGCCCATTCAGCGGGCTTCACCCGGTTGGCCACCAAATCTGACGCGCGCACCACCGCGCCTGCTTCCCGGTCCACTCCTTCACCGGATCGCAAGCAGGCTGCCAGAAACACGCTCAGCAAAACAGCAAGCCGCATACTGAATTTGCCCATCTCGGAATGGCATGACTTGTTCGATCAGTGCATCGCCCTTATCCACATGAATACGCAAAATTCCCAATATGCACAAAGCGCGCTGGCCTCAATATATGCTGTGAAGCCGCCGCTTTCACCCGGCATGGAACAGTTGTATGAATTGCACGCTCATCTGCGTGTGCTGGAAAAGCTGGTGCCTCAGTCACCTATGCCAGGCTATCCCACCCATTCCTATATGGGATATTACACGCAAATCGCCGCCGATGAGCTTAAAGAAGCTATCGAGCGTGATTTTGAGAGCCAGCTTGTCCTAACACCTGCCCTAACCAATGAACCGATGCAAGAAGCACGCATGGCAGAGACCTTGGCCTATTTACGCCGAAAAATGCTGGCAGAATCGCGTAACGGCACTTATTTTTCAGACGCGTACTACCGATTTTGGCTAAATTGGATGCGTCCCAAACAGAAAGATTCCACTTCCAGCATATATGCGGAGGAATTACAGCATTTACGGGCGGCTGAGGATGAGCTTGGTACAGCTTTGGCCCGGCTTCCCTGGATGCTGGCCCAAAGCTGGATGTATTTTTACCAGTCTCAGGATGATCAAGCCTGGTCACTGCTTGAGAAGGCCGAAAAGGCTTTTCCGCTAAAAATCTCTTCCAGTCAACTGCTTTTGTTCTTACATGCCTTACGTGAAGCCGAGGAATGGTCGCGCCTCAAGGACGGACTACGGCATATCGGCCCCTTGCTCCACAGCCATCGGGACGATCATTTGCACGATTATATGAACGATTGGGATACGGTTTTGCAGCATCTTCCAGAAGCAGAACAGGAAATGTGGGATACACTGGTCGGAATGCTTCCTTTTGCCGGGGGAATGTATGAAGAAGCACTGCTTGCCCACGACAAATGGCGGCAATGGATCGACTACCAGTTAAGTATACGCAGCGAGCCTTTGAGTTTTCGGGTGAGCGTGTTGCAGCCCATTGAAAAGAACGCACCGGAGCTGCTGCTGCCCTTCTACCATCAGGCGGTGGAACGATATGTGCTGGAAAAAAACAGATCCAGCTACAAAGCGGCGGTCAAGCTGTTGAAGCGGCTGTTCAAGCTATACAAAAAAATGAAGCAAGAGCCGCGCTGGGAGCTGTTCTTCGCGACCTTCACCAGCCGCCATAGCCGCCTGCGGGCGCTACAGGAGGAATTGCGGAAAGGGAAATTGTTATCATGA
- a CDS encoding ClbS/DfsB family four-helix bundle protein, producing MPSYHYASKAELKEAIHASYLLLDSEYKEVDENQKDIRISEVDKTPAEIIAYQLGWLHLVMSWDKGEKEGKPVIMPAPNYKWNRLGELYQSFYKTYTHHSLRELRQLFKLTEQKWLDWIDTLSHEELFTQGVHKWTGSNPKWPMARWIHINSVAPFKTFRAKIRKWKKYNALH from the coding sequence ATGCCCAGCTATCACTATGCTTCCAAAGCCGAGTTAAAAGAAGCGATTCATGCCTCCTACTTACTGTTAGACAGTGAATACAAGGAGGTTGACGAGAACCAAAAGGATATCCGTATCTCCGAAGTAGACAAAACACCCGCAGAAATCATTGCCTACCAGCTTGGATGGCTTCATCTTGTCATGTCATGGGACAAGGGCGAAAAGGAAGGAAAACCCGTCATCATGCCTGCACCAAATTATAAATGGAATAGGCTAGGCGAGCTTTACCAATCCTTTTACAAAACCTACACCCACCACTCTTTACGTGAATTACGCCAACTATTCAAGCTGACAGAGCAAAAGTGGCTGGATTGGATTGACACGCTAAGTCATGAAGAACTCTTTACGCAGGGCGTTCACAAGTGGACAGGCAGTAATCCGAAGTGGCCCATGGCTAGATGGATTCACATCAACTCAGTGGCACCGTTTAAAACATTCAGAGCCAAGATACGAAAATGGAAGAAATACAATGCTCTGCATTGA
- a CDS encoding DEAD/DEAH box helicase encodes MSQYTETITVHIQLTTYGDALIYGDSSMNYSISGQILKQRLFAWHEASFYGTELEIQHVQDTDIILLPSEQVIPFLTERKWLEHIEWIWDEDNAPWLRLIPLLAHCIEAKAYVPSFTAFQTGKLQWIWDTEALEAAEAREALESGKTLESTKPAELALLDSLEKDEREGLAAAFSATVFQRWYGTEAEAADLRREYPILFAQNRPAAAGLDARAWLIAIGWKADTAPFRPLLQLLEPELEDDDPSWQLKLVLQDKQDPALLVPVRLADDGYASGPWPDAWTAHVRERSAGWLERLTAILPAGQRTGSRDDVLDRPLSDEAAWQFLTTDSHRLLEGGWQVLLPAWWEAATRKKPKLRAKVRPGEGGSERAKGGSLFGLDSIVQFDWRVAIGDADLSESEFAELVARNERLVRFRGQWIALDPALLAQIRRAMAGIDSTQGLSFQGILQLHLLGNADEAESDATGEQPEDAARFRLEVELNGHLLKLISQLGRQSEWPALEVPDGLQAELRTYQRDGYAWLAFLRRFGLGACLADDMGLGKTVQFIAYLLHLQDIAAETSVRSSSLLICPTSVLGNWQKELSRFAPSLKVMLHYGSKRDQGDLFREEVEQADVILTSFATATLDQEQLQSITWDSVCLDEAQNIKNAQTKQSSAVRSFPARHRIALTGTPIENRLSELWSIYDFINPGYLGSARSFSNRFINAIEKEHNEQRTIDLQKLVQPFMLRRKKKDPAIQLDLPEKNEMKTYIHLTSEQGALYDQIVKELMERMHKLEGIERKGAILSALTQLKQLCDHPALLTKEAAPDATASGYSQPDFEAVISRSSKLERILAMVKELREEGERCLIFTQYIGMGRMLQQVLAQELQEPVLYLNGSTSKTARDRMIDQFQAHTLPSDEQPSVFILSLKAGGVGLNLTAANHVFHFDRWWNPAVENQATDRAYRMGQTKDVQVHKFISLGTLEERIDEMLESKQQLSDQIISSTEGWITELSTDALKELFTLRRDWA; translated from the coding sequence ATGAGCCAATATACGGAGACGATTACGGTACACATCCAGTTAACCACCTATGGAGACGCGCTTATTTATGGCGATTCGTCTATGAACTACAGCATTTCCGGCCAAATCCTGAAGCAGCGTTTATTTGCTTGGCATGAGGCTTCTTTCTATGGCACCGAGCTGGAGATTCAGCACGTTCAGGACACGGATATTATCCTCCTCCCCTCGGAGCAGGTGATTCCCTTTCTGACGGAGCGCAAATGGCTGGAGCATATCGAATGGATCTGGGACGAGGACAATGCCCCGTGGCTTCGATTGATCCCTCTACTTGCCCATTGCATTGAAGCGAAAGCCTACGTGCCCAGCTTCACAGCATTTCAGACAGGGAAGCTGCAATGGATTTGGGATACGGAAGCACTGGAGGCGGCGGAGGCGCGAGAGGCGTTAGAATCGGGGAAAACGCTGGAAAGCACCAAACCGGCAGAGCTTGCTCTGCTTGACAGCCTGGAGAAGGACGAGCGCGAAGGGCTGGCTGCGGCGTTCTCGGCCACCGTGTTTCAACGCTGGTACGGCACCGAAGCGGAAGCCGCCGATTTGCGAAGAGAATATCCAATTCTCTTCGCCCAAAACCGCCCGGCCGCGGCTGGTCTGGACGCGCGGGCATGGCTTATCGCTATCGGCTGGAAGGCCGATACCGCGCCCTTCCGCCCGCTCCTGCAACTGCTGGAGCCAGAGCTGGAGGACGACGATCCGTCGTGGCAGCTCAAGCTTGTGTTGCAGGACAAGCAGGACCCGGCACTGCTGGTGCCTGTACGGCTAGCCGACGATGGATACGCATCCGGCCCGTGGCCCGATGCGTGGACAGCCCATGTGCGTGAGCGCTCAGCCGGATGGCTGGAGCGCTTGACCGCGATTTTGCCCGCCGGGCAGCGGACCGGAAGCCGCGATGACGTGCTGGATCGCCCGCTCTCCGACGAGGCGGCGTGGCAATTCCTGACGACCGACAGCCATCGCTTGCTGGAAGGCGGTTGGCAGGTACTGCTGCCCGCTTGGTGGGAAGCAGCCACCCGCAAGAAGCCGAAGCTGCGGGCCAAGGTCCGCCCTGGCGAAGGCGGGAGCGAGCGAGCGAAGGGCGGCTCGCTGTTCGGACTGGACTCGATTGTCCAGTTCGATTGGCGTGTTGCCATTGGCGATGCCGATCTGAGCGAGTCCGAGTTCGCCGAGCTGGTGGCCCGCAACGAGCGGCTGGTGCGCTTCCGCGGGCAATGGATCGCACTCGATCCCGCGCTGCTGGCGCAAATCCGTCGGGCCATGGCCGGGATCGACAGCACTCAGGGATTGTCGTTTCAGGGCATCCTGCAGCTACACCTGCTCGGCAACGCTGATGAGGCGGAGAGCGACGCTACGGGAGAACAGCCGGAGGATGCGGCACGCTTCCGGCTGGAGGTCGAGCTGAACGGGCATCTGCTGAAGCTGATCAGCCAGCTTGGGCGACAGTCGGAATGGCCCGCACTGGAGGTGCCGGATGGACTGCAAGCCGAGCTGCGGACGTATCAGCGGGACGGATACGCGTGGCTTGCCTTTTTACGGCGCTTTGGACTGGGCGCCTGCCTTGCCGACGATATGGGGCTTGGCAAAACGGTGCAGTTTATTGCCTATTTGCTACATCTACAGGACATCGCAGCAGAGACGAGCGTCCGCTCCAGCTCGCTGCTGATTTGTCCAACTTCGGTACTGGGCAACTGGCAGAAGGAACTTAGCCGATTCGCCCCTTCATTGAAGGTCATGCTCCACTATGGAAGCAAGCGGGATCAGGGAGACTTGTTCCGCGAAGAAGTCGAGCAAGCCGATGTCATCCTGACCTCCTTTGCAACAGCGACCCTTGATCAAGAGCAGCTGCAAAGCATAACCTGGGACTCGGTTTGCCTGGATGAAGCGCAGAACATTAAAAATGCGCAAACCAAGCAATCCAGTGCCGTCCGCAGCTTCCCTGCCCGGCATCGTATAGCGCTAACCGGGACGCCTATTGAAAATCGGCTGTCCGAGCTATGGTCGATTTATGATTTTATCAATCCCGGTTATCTGGGCAGCGCACGCTCCTTCAGCAATCGGTTCATCAATGCTATCGAGAAGGAACATAACGAACAACGAACGATAGACCTGCAAAAACTAGTTCAGCCCTTCATGCTGCGACGCAAGAAGAAAGACCCGGCTATACAGCTTGATTTGCCCGAGAAAAATGAGATGAAAACGTATATTCACCTCACCTCCGAGCAGGGAGCGCTCTATGACCAAATTGTTAAAGAGCTCATGGAACGGATGCACAAGCTGGAGGGGATTGAGCGAAAAGGTGCTATATTATCTGCCCTTACCCAGTTGAAGCAGCTTTGCGATCATCCTGCGCTCTTAACCAAGGAGGCAGCCCCGGATGCCACGGCTTCCGGCTATAGTCAGCCCGATTTCGAAGCAGTTATCAGCCGTTCATCCAAGCTGGAGCGTATTTTGGCCATGGTCAAGGAGCTGCGGGAGGAAGGCGAGCGCTGCCTTATTTTCACACAGTATATTGGCATGGGACGTATGCTCCAGCAGGTGCTCGCTCAAGAGCTGCAAGAGCCGGTGCTCTACCTCAACGGTAGCACGTCCAAAACCGCCCGTGACCGGATGATTGATCAGTTCCAAGCTCACACACTGCCGTCAGACGAGCAGCCGTCCGTATTTATTTTGTCGCTCAAGGCCGGGGGCGTGGGTCTGAATCTGACAGCTGCCAACCACGTCTTTCACTTCGACCGCTGGTGGAATCCGGCTGTTGAAAATCAGGCCACAGACCGCGCCTACCGGATGGGACAAACGAAGGACGTACAGGTGCACAAGTTCATCTCGCTGGGCACGCTGGAGGAACGTATTGACGAAATGCTGGAGAGCAAGCAGCAGCTTAGCGACCAAATCATTTCCAGCACCGAGGGCTGGATTACCGAGCTGTCGACAGACGCATTAAAAGAACTCTTTACACTACGTCGCGACTGGGCGTGA
- a CDS encoding response regulator transcription factor produces the protein MKELCNILIVDDEILVRQGIKHHLSWEQYGFRIVGEASNGKEALELIETLRPHIVITDIVMPIMDGEELTRIVRQNYPDIEVIVLSSYGEFNYVRSTFQQGVADYILKPKLDTDELLQVLQRTARKIPSIQYQADAGDNQITMDHVIEKLISGYSIDYDMELLKQDFPYARFALIGVEQAEPQGKGQSHPASDLFSRLTDRVTSACEQIVLRRLPSDANAAVFLANLEPRELHSWMPAIREVAQETKQVEPQTGWAVSRLFDDFNQISEVYQDELPKLLSYRFYFPGTALLMEDELPKPVQVNSSFNLKQFTEEMKREHFDTAFQDLRSYVAAMSRNYTSTAFEFKSLLGNIVFNITTLLGNQGYDMKELDAAKYSYFKAINDAPHVHEAVRLLETFLDEANMQILAKTQQGSSASMKKLLEYIEEHHAETLNLTTLGQYFHFNPSYLSSYFTAHHTEGFSEYLNKIRVEKAAELLRSGTMSISDISSTVGYSDPSYFTKVFKKVTGYSPSQYRREHLH, from the coding sequence ATGAAAGAGCTATGCAATATTTTGATTGTAGATGATGAGATATTGGTACGGCAAGGGATCAAGCATCATTTATCGTGGGAACAGTATGGATTTCGCATTGTAGGCGAGGCTTCTAATGGAAAAGAAGCGTTAGAGCTGATTGAAACTTTGCGCCCGCATATTGTCATTACGGATATCGTGATGCCTATCATGGATGGCGAGGAACTGACGCGCATTGTCAGACAGAACTATCCTGATATTGAGGTCATTGTGCTCAGTAGCTACGGCGAGTTTAATTACGTGCGATCCACCTTCCAGCAAGGTGTTGCTGACTATATTTTGAAGCCCAAGCTGGACACGGATGAGCTGCTGCAAGTGCTCCAGAGAACGGCCCGCAAAATTCCGTCTATTCAGTATCAAGCAGATGCCGGGGATAATCAAATTACGATGGATCATGTGATAGAAAAGCTCATTTCCGGCTATAGCATCGACTACGATATGGAACTGCTGAAACAGGATTTTCCGTATGCCCGTTTTGCACTCATAGGCGTGGAACAGGCGGAACCACAGGGGAAAGGCCAGTCCCACCCTGCCTCGGACCTATTTTCCAGGCTCACTGATCGAGTGACATCTGCCTGTGAACAAATCGTGTTGCGGCGACTGCCGTCTGATGCAAATGCGGCTGTTTTTTTAGCCAATCTTGAGCCGCGTGAATTACACTCCTGGATGCCTGCAATCAGGGAAGTAGCTCAGGAGACGAAGCAAGTCGAGCCACAGACGGGCTGGGCGGTTAGCCGTCTATTTGATGATTTTAATCAGATTAGCGAGGTCTATCAGGATGAACTGCCAAAACTGCTCAGCTATCGCTTTTACTTCCCGGGAACTGCGCTCCTGATGGAAGACGAACTTCCCAAGCCTGTTCAGGTAAACAGCTCGTTTAACTTAAAGCAGTTCACAGAAGAGATGAAGCGCGAGCATTTTGATACAGCCTTTCAGGACTTAAGGTCTTATGTAGCTGCCATGTCCCGCAACTATACCTCCACCGCTTTTGAATTCAAATCTCTTCTCGGAAACATCGTGTTTAACATTACGACTTTGCTCGGGAATCAGGGGTATGATATGAAAGAGCTGGATGCGGCAAAATACTCCTATTTCAAAGCCATAAATGATGCACCTCATGTACATGAAGCTGTGCGATTGCTGGAGACCTTTTTAGATGAAGCGAACATGCAGATTTTGGCTAAAACGCAGCAAGGAAGCAGTGCGAGCATGAAGAAGCTGCTGGAATATATCGAGGAGCATCACGCTGAGACGCTCAATTTGACGACACTCGGTCAATATTTTCATTTTAATCCCTCCTATTTGTCGAGCTATTTTACAGCACATCATACAGAGGGCTTCAGCGAGTATTTGAACAAAATTCGGGTTGAAAAAGCTGCGGAGCTGCTGCGGTCGGGTACGATGTCCATTTCGGATATTAGCAGCACCGTCGGCTATTCGGACCCCAGCTATTTTACCAAAGTGTTCAAAAAGGTGACGGGTTACTCCCCCAGTCAATACCGCCGGGAGCATCTCCATTAG
- the pgmB gene encoding beta-phosphoglucomutase, with amino-acid sequence MKAVIFDLDGVITDTAEYHFQAWDSLAAALGIPFDREFNEQLKGISRTESLDKILARGEADAYTAEDKLELAARKNTEYQRLISALTPADVLPGIHALLMELRDARIGIALASASKNAAFILDRLELTHYFDSVVDVTAIRHGKPDPEIFLTGAVNLGVQPAGCIGIEDAQAGIQAIKSAGMFAVGVGTPSQMQGADIVVATTAELSLRMLEAHFIRG; translated from the coding sequence ATGAAGGCAGTGATTTTTGACTTGGACGGCGTGATTACAGATACCGCCGAATACCATTTTCAGGCATGGGACAGCTTGGCGGCGGCGTTGGGCATTCCTTTTGATCGAGAATTTAATGAGCAGCTAAAAGGGATCAGCCGAACGGAATCACTCGACAAAATATTGGCGCGGGGTGAAGCGGACGCATATACTGCCGAGGATAAGCTGGAGCTGGCTGCACGGAAAAATACGGAGTACCAGCGGCTCATCTCGGCTTTGACCCCGGCAGACGTACTACCGGGCATCCATGCACTTCTAATGGAGTTACGCGACGCCAGGATCGGAATTGCGCTGGCCTCTGCGAGCAAAAACGCAGCGTTTATACTGGATAGGCTGGAGCTGACACACTATTTTGACAGTGTGGTGGATGTCACAGCCATTCGGCATGGCAAGCCTGACCCGGAAATCTTCCTCACCGGAGCCGTGAATCTGGGTGTTCAGCCTGCCGGCTGTATCGGTATAGAGGACGCTCAGGCCGGAATCCAGGCGATCAAGAGTGCAGGAATGTTCGCAGTCGGTGTGGGAACGCCCTCGCAAATGCAGGGTGCCGATATCGTGGTGGCTACTACCGCCGAGCTGTCTTTGAGGATGTTGGAGGCGCATTTTATCAGGGGATGA